Proteins encoded in a region of the Vanessa atalanta chromosome 23, ilVanAtal1.2, whole genome shotgun sequence genome:
- the LOC125073202 gene encoding transmembrane protein 80-like, with amino-acid sequence MVNSSLAYEILLYINSFYFGLFATCELGTLILKSVLIGGKYDDIYHKRTRLGQDYGVLVALFIVEAARLFLGRKGSLSERDVPVMFSVLLTVPSIGGVVYLLKWQVVILRIEYIWCTLMLSLQMLEFMFASMFIVTMCRGPSYD; translated from the exons ATGGTAAATTCAAGCTTAGCGTATGAAATACTTTTATACATCAATTCTTTTTACTTCGGACTATTCGCTACGTGTGAATTAGGAACACTAATCTTGAAGTCTGTATTGATCGGAGGAAAATATGatgatatatatcataaaagaacAAGGTTGGGACAAGATTACGGTGTACTAGTAGCCCTTTTTATCGTCGAAGCTGCTAGACTTTTTTTGGGTCGTAAGGGAAGTCTGAGCGAAAGAG ATGTCCCAGTAATGTTTTCAGTACTTCTGACTGTTCCTTCAATAGGAGGCGTTGTGTACTTACTGAAATGGCAAGTAGTTATTTTAAGAATTGAGTACATTTGGTGTACACTCATGTTATCATTACAAATGCTGGAATTCATGTTTGCGTCCATGTTTATAGTCACAATGTGTAGAGGTCCTtcatatgattaa